The Branchiostoma floridae strain S238N-H82 unplaced genomic scaffold, Bfl_VNyyK Sc7u5tJ_202, whole genome shotgun sequence DNA window GTAGCTACTACCAGTTCTAGAGCAGGCAGTGTGATACAGTGTTATCTTTGCTTGGTCATCATCAACCCATcataccaaacatcattttatgtatgacatccCATGGGACTGTAAATCTGACAGTACAGTAGAACCTAGTACAATCTAgaacaaaaagtggtcacagATCATTCTATGGCTCTTTTGTCTTGGTAAATGTTCTAAGTATTTCCTGTCTCTCATGGCTTCCTTCAGCCACTGGTCACATGAGATTCTGACTGGGCAGCATCTCTAATGCCTAAAGCATCAAACATTTATCATCATTCAACCTTTTCCAAGAAGGTTTAGTTTCGGTTGCGTTTGtgatgtctgtgtatgtgtatgtgaatgaacagcataacttgagaggGCCAGGACGAATTGTATGgatatttggcatgtagatagttCTTGATAAGACCTgggaatgattagattttgggccccctaaccACTTGTAACAGCACTGCAtcagaacttctggttttgaatTATTGTTTTACTCATCATATTTAATTAAAATCAAATCACATGTTCACTCAAACTATCAAATGGTTGACTCAAACATGAACACAGTGCCAATTTATTCGTTTTATACAGCATCCATCAGTATAGAAGACACCATCAATCATTTCCTTAGATTTCATATGGACAAAAATGTaaacttacatacatgtatattgtaggAAATTAAGGAACaccaacattttaaaaatgcaTCATACCTACAATATTTGTGCACATTAGCAAAACTGAGCAGAGGACATAAAATAGTTGATGTTTAATTAAGCCAGAGATCGGTTTGTTGATTCTATCTTGTGGCAGTTTTGAAATGTACTAAGTACAGATCTTTTGTATTGGCGTATTCTGGTAACAGTGTTAGAAGTCTCCTATCATCTAGGTAATGTAATCATAGTCCATTCATGTATAGACAGCAGTTGTTAGATTTCGATTCAAACTGATGACACATCAAGAatataaaagtaaaagtatAAAACTATGTAAATTCAAGCATGCACACACTATTTCACTGTCAAACGGGAGCAAGTAGCATAATGACGTTGAATATGATTTCAAACTTTTACAGTCCTGGTCAGACACAGCAAATCTATGCATTTGTTTCCTCCTCGAGGAACTTTGTGGTCATCTCAGCATGTCCATTTACAGTCGTGGTGTCCTTGTGGTGTGCTGGTCCAGTATTCTGTAAAGACAAAGTTGAGTAAGGTTTGGATCAGACAATTAAAGTTTTCAAAAAGTACAACTTattgaagagctattcttccactggtcgtgacagagaagatagGCACTATGTGCGGCTTTTACAGGTTCACGGTGcagtttttacaggtttgaTTCCCCTAGAGTGGTATCCCTGACGCCCGAACGTGTTGATGTTCTCATGCGTCATCACTTCCTACattgtctacaacattggagcaGAGCCAAACTAGATCTGTTCTCGAAATATCCTATCGTGTCCACCTTTTCATATCCTGGCGGGCTTCTCAACTGCGGACACACACTaggacaaataaacaaaaaacatccCGACTgatcatggaggtaactactttAGTAATCCATTAGTTGCATGACGTACATTAATGGTACACTCCAATTTGATTACTGAAAGTCGTCATCATTAATTTACCGTTATTTCAGTCAGCTAATAACATTAGACCTAACCTTGGCGTCGCCCTCTCCCCGAGCCCATGGCTGGACGTCAGTACGCATGAACACTGCGGTGAAGACACACCCGACAGCTTGGATGGCCGCTCCTATGTAGAAGATCTTAGACCAGCCGCCAACGGTCGGCTGTAAAAGGAATTCATCTATCATAAGAGCGGCCTTGCCTATGTAATTTGAAAAACGTGCGAATGGGTCTCGAAACAACAGTCGAAGCGACAGTCGAATTGAAGACTACGGTCATGGGTTCGGCCAGAGTCCTCCGTCATGCTTTAAATTTGTGTTAGAACAACAGTATAATTTTCTTCCGTCGAAAAGTCAACTTTGCCAGAAGGTCGAAATGGACTTATGATCAGAGACTCACGGGATTTTGTGGTCTTTGACATTTTGCCAGTAACGAGGTCGACTTTGATAAGAATGATTACAATTCAACACCTTCATGTGCATGCATTGGCCTAGTGTAAAACATGAGCCACTTACATCATTCTCAACGATGAATCCGACCAACATAGGAGCGAAGATTCCGGGCAGAGTTCCTGCCGTGTTGGCCAGTGCGAAGGTCACTCCGCTGAACCTGGGCGCGAACTCGACGTGCACGGCGCGGAAGCCGGCGTTGGTGAGCCCGCTGAAGGCTTGCAGCAGGCAGAGCAGAGCCACGGCAGCGGCAGGGTCACAGCCGCTCAGGTTAGCCAGCACGAGCCCGCAGATCACCATACCGGTAACCCCTGAGGTAGATGTAACCAAACAAAAATATAGACGTGATAGATGTCACCCGGAAACGTCGTAATAAACATTCAAGATTTCCCTTTGGAATTTTCAGCAGGAGTCAAGTTACATTTGTAGTACGATCTTCGTGCGATCGCAAACTGAGGGAACTTGTTGAACAGTCGTCCAAGATTTAGCTTTTGTTTTAGATTCCTGCTAGCGGTTGGTTCTCTCACAGCCCAGGCTACTTGCAAATCctacggcatcaaaatcgtacctGTAACATATGTGACCCGCTCTGCGTCGAACATCAATGAAGAGTTTTTTGCATCctgatgattaaaaaaatctcGCTGGAAAGATTACAGGAGTTGATACGTTCTGCACTCCTCTGTTTTCCAGGACCATGAAACTCACCCGTGATGACAAAACTCCTGCGGATCCACACTTTCGGGATGGTCCCACGTTTGATGAGGTAGTCCGCGAGGAAGCTGGACAGCATCATTGAGATCATCGCTAACAGGGATGGAAGGGCGGACAGCAAGCCGTTCTATCAGCAACATAAAGAACTTGCTATCAAACACATATGAAATTGTGAAGACTTCTTGGCGTTCAAAAGTGGTAAGTGACTTCAATACACCTCCCATATTCTTTTCATTCTATATGTATTTCCAAGCAAGCTCATCGACCTTTACTTCTTAAATAAACAAAAGAGACAAAAGCTGGATAATTCATCCAAGTGCCATAATTCGTCAAAGAGGTAAGTGAGAATAATGTCTAGTTTTTCTTTGGACTCGCAACGCCGACCAGTTGCATTACTGTTGTAAATCGCTAGGCAGGGCGCTTTGGGTCTCGTTGCTTCCATGCAACAATTAATCTCATCATCAGAAGTGACCAATCGCGGAAAGTGCATTTTTCAGGTTAGGATTCTCTTCACGGACCAATCGCAGTCGCCATTCATCAGCCAATTAATGATACCTGCTGATGTTTGATtgcttgaccaatcacagacccgTGGTAATTTTTGCACCTGTGCTGGGCACACCTTTGTCAGTCTGCCGAGATTGACGGTCGATTGTTCAACCAAACAAGGCCGTTTCTTCCCACGGGCTCTCACCGTAAGCCAGAATTTCTGTCCTCGGCAATTGAAGCGAGGGGTTGGGGAAGGGAGACGGAGAAATTCACCGTAATGTTCTTCACGCCAATAACCGGGGAGATGCGACGTTCTAATCGGTGAGTAGATGTTTTGACGTTCCTTTTTATCAGAGGTGTCCAGTTCTAATTTTACGTCCCAATCCCACTTGATGTTTGACAACCGTTGGGCATTGTTTGTTACAGCGGTGGTGAGACGGCTCATGTGTACCCGTGGCCCCTATCGGAATCGCACCGTACGCTGACACGTCAGGATGCGAGGCAAAGGCTCCCGCGCCCGAAGGAATGTGCCGAGCGTCACCGTAACGAGTACTTCACAAGGTCCGGGGAGATAAAGGAATCTCCGGCGCGTCTTGAGAAGACCCgcggtgttcataatgatagaCCGACGGCAAGGCATTTCCCAGGCATTTGACAAGGTATTCTCTCAATTCTATATTGTGTGAAAGCAGGCTTTGAGAGACAATAGCTTTGTTGGCAACATTCATTACGAAAAAGGATCTGTGATTGAATTCAAGAACTCGTTTTTTCCACGTACGATATATACCGGAGCGGaacgccctgcctggcacgtTGAGTgcgggttggcggaaacggctgcccgttCGGTCGGCGGAAAAcgctgcccggtccggtccggaggttggttttgggggtttcgagtaCACTAAATCTAAACATTTGCTATCGCAGCAAATCAGTAATTTTGGTGCACTTTTCGTGTAGGCTGGCCCTACAACTTACTAATATCGTTAACATTACCGTAATTTTGGAAATTCGAAAACGCAAACACGGCGTAATTTCGATTTTGAATACGTTTACGGTGAACATCAGATTTCGGTGCTGCCAGCTCATGGACGCTAATAAGATCGATGATGAGCCACGTGTCCTCACCTTAAGAACTGATTAGCGCCTTTATTATCTAATTTAGCTACCTTGGTACAAGGCATTCAACGTCTTGGAGGTATATAGTGTTGTAAGTACATTGATGGCACTGTATATTCTGATAAACCCATGGACAGAAGTTGAATGCCATTTGACTGCTTagaattacttcgttacttttctacaacgTTTTATAACTACGGTATATTGGATTAACCGCGCGAAAGTCGGGCATCCGGAAAGTGTCCTTTTCAATTCACCGTTGTCCCTatatattcttaactttcaaacgcAATGGGGTGAATATTAGAAAGCGTGCGCTACTTTTATCACCTTAATCGCATAGTAAAACCCATCGACGGAAGGGAGATTGCTATTTGACTGCTTAGAATTACTTCCTTACCTTTTTACAAGACTTTATAACTATTGGAATAACCACGAAAGTCGGGCACCCGGAAAATGCCCTTTTCACCATTGTCACTGTATATTCTTCACTTTCAAACGCCATGGCGTCAATATTACagagtgtgcgttacttttatcacttaaaTCGCATAGTAAAACCTATGGACAGACGACAGAATGCCACATGACTGCTTAGAAtaactttgttacttttctacaaggctttatAACTTTTCGACTAACCGCGAAAGAAGGGCACCCGGGAAGTGCCACTGTATATTCTTAAATTTCAAACGGTATGGCGTCAatattacaaagtgtgcgttacttttatcactttaATCACGTAGTAAACCCCATGGAGAGAAGGCAGATTGCTTTTTgactgctaaaaattactttcttacttttctaaaaggctcgaaagcgaaaaAAGCTTACTCTTggggtaaccgcaaagtgaacctctacatctacatctatgctctactgggcaaagccccctTCAGGGGCATCCCACCCAGGTaaaagcgaacccttcggtaaccgcaaagcgaccccatacgatggaacttccagattcttaaacaaagtgtgcgtttcttttatcacttgaatttcatagtaaaccACGTGGCGAGAAGACAGAAAGCATTTTGAgcactaaaaattacttcgttacttttatacaaggctcgaaagcgaatgaaggttccccttggggtaaccgctaagcgaacccttcggtaaccgcaaagcgaccccacacgatggaacttccagattCTTAAaaaaagtgtgcgttacttttatcacttgaagttCATAGTATATGGCGAGAAGACAGAAAGCATTTTGAgcactaaaaattacttcgttacttttctacaaggctcaaaatgaataaaggttcccttggggtaaccgctaagcgaagccttcggtaaccgcaaagcgactccatacgatggaacttctaGATTCTTAAACAAAGAtcgcgttactttcatcacttgaatttcatagtaaaacacgtggcaagaagaaagaaagcattttgagtactaaaaattacttcgttacttttctacaaggctcaaaaGCGAATAAAGGTTCccttggggtaaccgctaagcgaagccttcggtaaccgcaaagcgactccatacgatggaacttccagattCTTAATCAAAGAtcgcgttactttcatcacttgaatttcatagtaaaacacgtggcaagaagaaagaaagcattttgagtactaaaaattacttcgttacctTTCTaaaaggctcgaaagcgaatgaaagTTCCCTTGAGGTAACCGCTAAACGaagccttcggtaaccgcaaagcgaccccatacgatggaacttctagattcttaaacaaagtgtgcgttacttttatcagttgaatttcatagtaaaacacgtaacaagaagacagaaagcattttgagtactaaaaattactttgttacttttctacaaggctcgaaagccaATGAAGGTTCGCCGgaggtaaccgcaaagcgaagCCTTCGGTAACCgtaaagcgaccccatacgatggaacttccagaatcttaagcaaagtgtgcgttactttcatcacttgaattccatggTAAAACCCGTGTGGAGAAGACAGAAAGcattttgagtactaaaaattacttcgttacctTTCTAgaaggctcgaaagtgaatgaaggTTCGCCCAAGGTAACCGCTAAACAAAGCCTTCGGTAACCgtaaagcgaccccatacgatggaacttccagaatcttaagcaaaatttgcgttactttcatcacctgaattccatagtaaaacacgtgtcGAGAAGACAGAAAGCATTTTGAGTACTAAACATTACTTCCTtgcttttctacaaggctcgaaagtgaatgaaggTTCGCCGGAGGGAACCGCTAAGCTAAGCGaagccttcggtaaccgcaaagcgaccccataccatGGAGCTTCCAGAtttttaaacaaagtgtgcgttactttcatctgTTGAATTCCATAGTTGAACCCGTGGCAataaggcagaaagcaatttgagtattcaaaattacttccttacttttctacaaggctcgaaagcgaatgaaagCTCTCtttgggtaaccgctaagcgaagccttcggtaaccgctaagcgaccccatacgatggaacttccagaatcttaagcAAAGTGTACGTGACTTTGATCACTTAAATTCCATAGCGAATCCCGTGTcaagaaggcagaaagcaatttgggtacttaaaattacttccttgcttttctacaaggctcgaaagtgaatgaaggttcgccggaggtaaccgctaagcgaacccttcggtaaccgcaaagcgaccctattcgatggaacttccagaatcgtaagcaaagtgtgcgttactttcatcacatGAATTctatagtaaaacccgtggcgagaaggcataaagcaatttgagtacttaaAATGACTTCCTTacctttctacaaggctcgaaagtgaatgaaggttcgccgaaggtaaccgctaagcgaacccttcggtaacgcAAAGCGACCcaatacgatggaacttccagaatcttaagcaaagtgtgcgttactttcatcacctGAAATCCAAAGTAAAACACCTGTCGAGAAGACAGAAAGCATTTTGAGTACTAATAATAACTTTGTTacctttctacaaggctcgaaagggAATGAAAGTTCccttggggtaaccgctaaacgaagccttcggtaaccgcaaagcgaccccatacgatggaacttccagaatcttaagcaaagtgtgcgttactttcatcacttgaattgcatagGAGAACCCGTAGCTAGAAGACAGAAAGCACTTTGGGTActtaaaattacttccttacttttctacaaggctcgaaagtgaataAAGGTTCGCcataaaacaataataaaagGGGTTGCCCCGAAGCCCATTACGGAGTCCCGCGTGGGAGATCTACACCTGTCCCAATAATCAACCTTATGTTCCCATGTTCTGTTTTGTTGTTAGTAAtattatctggtgtattttcaTCAGCCAGCCAGTaagtacccaatgtgttgagtaatgaggctgttaagcgtggtcgaggcacctcctcgagcatggcacccccgttttacgtccctcccggaagacgatgaTAATAATCTgaaagcagatccacggtggcgtaatatagtatcaaacccacctcTACGAAGAATGTTTGGGTTTAACGGGGGGCTGcatagccgactaagatttttcctgtggtgacgtgaaccactatacattcaaagtgcatagagctggctccatgaagcTTGTTTATCGTTTACAAGGCCGGCTCCATAGCCGAataagatttttcctgtggtgacgtaaaccaattgtatacattcaaagtgtatagagctggctccatgaagcTTGTTTATCGCTTACAAGGCCGGCTCCATAGACGACCAaaatttttcctgtggtgacgtgaacaTTGAAAGTGCATagagaaaaatcaacattttggatcgcggttagggggacttagctaagaacgggaataactcgcctataagaagagctatcaaaaaacggattgcagtgttgaactccccaccaagagacctttctaatgataccatagtttgcctatttcgaacacttttgaaaaatcaacattttgggtcgcggttagggggacttagctaagaacggcaATAACTCGCcgataacaagagctatcaaaaaacggattgcagtgttgaactccccaccaagagacctttctaatgaaaccatagtttgcctatttcgaacacttttgaaaaatcaacattttgggtcgcggttagggggacttagctaagaacgggaataactcgcctataacaagagctatcaaaaaacggattgcagcgttgaactccccacaaagagacctttctaatgataccatagtttgcctatttggAACACTTTTGAAAAGtcaacattttgggttactgtaatcggtgcttagctataaacgcgaataactcgcctataacaagagctatcaaaaaacggattgcagtgttgaactccccactaagagacctttctaatgataccatagtttgcctatttcgaacacttttgaaaaatcaacattttggggcgcggttagggggacttagctaagaacgggaataactcgcctataacaagagctatcaaaaacggattgcagtgttgaactccccaccaagagacctttctaatgataccatagtttgcctatttcggacactttgaaaaatcaacattttggggcgcggttagggggacttagctaagaacgggaataactcgcctataacaagagctatcaaaaaacggattgcagtgttgaactccccaccaagagacctttctaatgataccatagtttgcctatttcggacacttttgaaaaatcaacattttaggttactgtaatcggtgcttagctaagaacgggaataactcgcctataacaagagctatcaaaaaacggattgcagtgttgaactccccaccaagagacctttctaatgataccatagtttgcctatttcggacacttttgaaaaatcaacattttgggtcgcggttagggggacttagctataaacgcaaataactcgcctataacaagagctatcaaaaaacggattgcagggttgaactccccaccaagagaccttttgaatgagcccatagtttgcctattttgtNCCTGGTTTACAGCTGCCATAGCttcgggtgcaaaccgcaattcaatcggatacgtccttctcgagttattcttgagtataggcgctctctttaggcgcaactgctagcttcttttttgaaacactgcctgTCACGGTACTTGGTAGGGGATGAcatgataacgcgattgtagcttagagttcaagttccggcccggcaaacttggtatcattctaAAGGTTGCTTAAtaaggaatcgacgggtgcaaaccgcaatttaatcggatacgtccttctcgagttttttttagtaaaggcgCTCCTTagacgcaaccgctagcttcttttttgaaacactgtctgtcacggtacctggtagggaatgacttgataacgcgattgtagcttagagttcaagttccggcccggcaaacttggtattacTCGAAGGATGCTTAATAAGAAATcaacgggtgcaaaccgcaattcaatcggatacgtccttctcgagttattcttgatgGACGCGCTGTCttaaggcgcaaccgctagcttcttttttgaaacactgcttGTCACGGTACTTGGTaggggatgacttgataacgctattgtagcttacagttcaggttccggccaagcaaacttggtatcattcgaaaggttgctTCGTAAGGAATCGACGGTTGCAAACCGCAATTTTagcggatacgtccttctcgagttattcttgagtataagcactctctttaggcgcaaccgctagctttttttttaaacactgcttgtcacggtacctggtagggaatgacttaataacgcgattgtagcttacagttcaggttccgtcccggcaaacttggtatcattcgaaaggttgcttcgtaaggaatcgacgggtgcaaaccgcaatttaatcggaTACGTTAATCTTGAGGTATTTTTTAGTATAggcgctctctttaggcgcaaccgctagcttcttttttgaaacactgcttGTCAGGGTACCTGGTAGGGGATtacttgttaacgcgattgtagcttacagttcaggttccagcccggcaaacttggcatcattcgaaaggttgctTCGTAAGgcatcgacgggtgcaaaccgcaatttaatcggatacgtccttctcgagttattcttgggTATAGGCACTCTCTTTAGACGCAACCACtggcttcttttttgaaacactgcctgTCACGGAACTTGGTAGGGGATGAcatgataacgcgattgtagtttacagttcaggttccggcTCGGCAAACTTAGTATTATTCGAAAGGTTGCTCAGTAAGGCATCGACGGGTCcaaaccgcaatttaatcgaatacgtccttctcgagttattcttgagtataggcgctctctttaggcgcaaccgctagcttctttttttaaacaatgtcctTCACGGTACCTTTTaggggatgacttgataacgcgattgtagcttagagttcaggttccggcccaaataacttggtatcattcaaaaggttgcttagtaaggaatcgacgggtgcaaaccgcaatttaatcgtatacgtccttctcgagttattcttgagtataggcacTCTCTTTagacgcaaccgctagcttcttttttgaaacactgttacggcacctggtagggggatgacttaacaacgtgattgtagcttagagttcaggttccggcccggcaaacttgataTTATTCGAAATGTTGCTTAGTAAgtaatcgacgggtgcaaaccgcaa harbors:
- the LOC118408578 gene encoding sialin-like; protein product: MSRLTTAVTNNAQRLSNIKWDWDVKLELDTSDKKERQNIYSPIRTSHLPGYWREEHYGEFLRLPSPTPRFNCRGQKFWLTVRARGKKRPCLVEQSTVNLGRLTKNGLLSALPSLLAMISMMLSSFLADYLIKRGTIPKVWIRRSFVITGVTGMVICGLVLANLSGCDPAAAVALLCLLQAFSGLTNAGFRAVHVEFAPRFSGVTFALANTAGTLPGIFAPMLVGFIVENDPTVGGWSKIFYIGAAIQAVGCVFTAVFMRTDVQPWARGEGDAKNTGPAHHKDTTTVNGHAEMTTKFLEEETNA